The Penaeus monodon isolate SGIC_2016 chromosome 13, NSTDA_Pmon_1, whole genome shotgun sequence genome contains a region encoding:
- the LOC119580176 gene encoding uncharacterized protein LOC119580176 isoform X4 — protein MVSTKKRFSVFGLFKWSISAILVIYAFLPVAASQDCYEYFQVDGQTSEGFGENVFVTKSDIPETLGVGDLLYTLTWQSGGSPGTPDTSTFMEYFEFDASETDTWKVKVKKSLEGLPDFPDSTTEMITNIQFSGYAQSCTVQIKHSLRDENTAPPQFDASSYVVSIREDYPIEFDIAGLQIKVSDFDKDSPNNQFTVEVEGSPCPLKASQGTYTSVDGAQSPVALWLTSELDYEKQQQLTCTLKAQDLGTPAFTATADLTVNVENRQDEPPLFGYKFYYSTLESSTAGEVLVVKPEAIQAENVEGTGVTYSMENARSDVNGLEYFTIDSGSGTVSVTKDIDNSFLEHERVSFILKAEATTGGGGADFSALEVTLPPVPTTTPPPTTTPTTTTPPPTTTPTVATCPVCTCPTLESTSPWPATSPATCPPCEPSTTEAVTCTPCPTSTPCPTLPTGTTITPTTCPTTCPECPTTCPSTEGPTPCPECPTTCPSTETPTPCPECPTTCPSTEIPTPCPECPTTCPSTETPATCPECPTTCPSTETPATCPDCPTSCPECPISCPSTETPTTCPSVTCPSTDQPPGPTLTFKKASYAGEIFATTSRVWTVGVVEENADVTFSWEGGDDKNFAIDPTSGEISSKKSELEVKKYELTAVATAGELSDTAQVIIKVIEPLDAEVMIKNNLLRVEAEEGAEEQELAEVETVGDVAKICVTDVTVPAAEDFFSVELVNGAWKLKAKATLDYEETKEISFKLKAQKDGDGDCSSSGFGDQLLRDEALVVVTVTDVNDEEPKFVVPATPQAVVAYPTDPALQKVVGPVITLQAEDEDSSPTYSLESAVDGLWVDEVTGAVYLQEENDCGQACEVTARASDGKHSVTAEIKLLSLDMDHIYSLTLDNVNVPDVDSELDSISAKAGVKISKVYVTPKIAETRTPNRAQRPPPAARTLGSSRWNGWEARVESWQLVVHVYAVEGEQLMALDQLNQKLTEGNTNQEASSFEERDAFDPPQPEGPNTVGYQVAVGILGALLGLILIAAGFLAYRRQRGRSGRRRQEPKTISTVGGAYPNLSFSDEEDRTDSASQERKNGSLGGVGGGGGYKIDERRDSPPLFVSSLSASKSEPPASKPGEQQRGLRRMDPGKPEYYGMSSPAPPPSYSSNKTASSSSSAYPNLSSSAAGPSSSTSSAAKPSSSSSSMYPSLPTPSYQSQKPAKKEPPPLGSAPAKSILRGTSPDAGQEVPLALFSSGMEPSMPEKDYDEDVKTSAFSGLKKSPPPRRASTHALAEDDDGARKQEDSDQGDDDERRKSVAFKIMVDTKEIQPENEGPAQKKAAAKSDAMDILAANAKKMAEEGADEDSDEDVDEKF, from the exons ACTGCTACGAGTACTTCCAAGTCGACGGTCAGACCTCCGAAGGCTTCGGCGAAAATGTCTTCGTGACGAAATCCGACATACCCGAGACCCTGGGCGTAGGAGATCTGCTGTACACGCTCACCTGGCAGAGTGGCGGCTCCCCTGGCACGCCTGACACTTCGACGTTCATGGAGTACTTCGAATTCGATGCCAGTGAGACGGATACGTGGAAAGTGAAGGTCAAGAAGTCGCTGGAAGGGCTGCCAGACTTCCCCGACAGCACG ACCGAGATGATTACGAACATCCAGTTCTCCGGATACGCCCAGTCG TGCACCGTCCAGATCAAACACAGCCTGAGGGACGAGAACACTGCTCCGCCGCAGTTCGACGCCTCCTCCTACGTTGTCAGCATCAGGGAGGACTACCCGATCGAATTCGACATCGCCGGTCTGCAG ATAAAAGTGAGCGACTTCGACAAAGATTCTCCGAACAACCAGTTTACCGTGGAGGTCGAGGGCAGCCCGTGTCCTCTGAAGGCCTCGCAAGGAACATACACTAGCGTAGATGGAGCTCAGTCCCCCGTCGCGCTGTGGCTGACCAGTGAGTTGGATTACGAGAAACAACAGCAGCTCACGTGTACACTCAAAGCTCAG GACTTGGGCACGCCAGCTTTTACAGCCACTGCTGATCTTACGGTCAACGTGGAGAATCGCCAAGACGAACCTCCATTATTTGGTTACAAGTTCTACTATTCCACCCTTGAGAGCTCTACA GCCGGGGAGGTCCTCGTCGTCAAACCAGAGGCGATTCAAGCAGAAAATGTCGAAGGCACTGGCGTTACTTACTCCATGGAGAACGCGCGCAGTGACG TGAACGGCTTGGAGTACTTCACCATCGACAGCGGCAGCGGGACGGTCAGTGTAACGAAGGATATCGACAACAGCTTCCTAGAACATGAGAGAGTCAGTTTCATCCTGAAG GCTGAAGCCACGACCGGCGGCGGCGGCGCAGATTTTTCTGCGCTTGAAGTGACCTTGCCGCCCGTACCGACCACCACCCCGccgcccaccaccacacccaccacgacCACACCACCGCCCACCACTACACCCACCGTGGCGACGTGTCCCGTCTGCACGTGCCCAACCCTCGAGTCCACCTCGCCCTGGCCAGCCACCTCGCCGGCCACGTGTCCGCCCTGTGAACCCAGCACCACCGAGGCGGTGACGTGTACGCCGTGCCCCACCAGCACCCCTTGCCCGACCTTGCCCACGG GCACAACCATCACTCCTACAACTTGCCCAACAACATGCCCCGAATGCCCTACCACTTGCCCTTCAACGGAAGGACCTACACCATGCCCCGAGTGCCCCACGACCTGCCCCTCCACAGAGACCCCTACACCATGCCCCGAGTGCCCCACGACCTGCCCTTCCACAGAAATCCCTACACCATGCCCCGAATGCCCCACGACCTGCCCCTCCACAGAGACCCCTGCAACATGCCCCGAGTGCCCCACGACTTGCCCTTCCACAGAAACCCCTGCAACGTGCCCCGACTGCCCAACGAGCTGTCCTGAGTGCCCGATATCTTGCCCATCGACAGAGACCCCCACCACTTGCCCATCTGTCACTTGCCCCTCGACCGACCAACCTCCAGGGCCCACGCTGACCTTCAAGAAAGCCTCGTATGCAGGAGAAATTTTCGCTACGACCTCTCGCGTCTGGACGGTCGGGGTCGTTGAAGAAAACGCTGACGTGACATTTTCCTGGG AGGGAGGCGATGACAAGAACTTCGCCATCGACCCCACGAGCGGCGAGATCAGCTCCAAGAAGAGCGAACTCGAGGTCAAGAAGTACGAGCTgaccgccgtggccacagcaggGGAACTCAGCGACACGGCGCAG GTCATCATCAAAGTCATTGAACCTCTAGACGCGGAAGTGATGATCAAGAACAACCTGCTCcgggtggaggcggaggagggcgCCGAGGAGCAGGAGCTCGCGGAAGTCGAAACCGTGGGCGACGTCGCCAAGATCTGCGTCACCGACGTGACGGTGCCGGCTGCGGAGG ATTTCTTCTCGGTCGAGCTGGTAAACGGCGCTTGGAAGCTGAAGGCAAAAGCCACGCTGGACTACGAGGAAACCAAGGAGATCTCCTTCAAGCTCAAGGCCCAGAAGGATGGCGACGGCGACTGCTCCTCCAGTGGCTTCGGCGACCAGCTCCTCAG AGACGAAGCGCTAGTCGTGGTCACTGTGACGGACGTGAACGACGAGGAGCCGAAGTTCGTGGTTCCGGCGACGCCCCAGGCGGTCGTCGCCTACCCCACGGACCCCGCCCTCCAGAAGGTGGTGGGCCCAGTCATCACTCTGCAG gCGGAAGACGAAGACTCGTCGCCGACGTACAGCCTGGAGAGCGCCGTGGACGGGCTCTGGGTGGACGAGGTCACGGGCGCCGTTTACCTGCAGGAGGAGAACGACTGCGGCCAGGCGTGCGAGGTCACCGCCCGGGCCTCCGACGGGAAGCACAGCGTCACTGCCGAGATCAAG ctcttGAGTCTGGACATGGACCACATCTACTCCCTGACCCTGGACAACGTGAACGTCCCCGATGTGGACAGCGAACTCGACAGTATCTCAGCGAAGGCGGGAGTCAAGATCTCCAAGGTTTATGTCACCCCGAAAATCGCGGAGACCAGAACGCCTAACCGCGCCCaacgcccgccgcccgccgcacGAACACTCGGCTCCTCTCGCTGGAATGGGTGGGAGGCTCGGGTTGAGTCCTGGCAGCTGGTGGTTCACGTGTATGCCGTTGAGGGAGAGCAGCTGATGGCCCTCGACCAGCTGAATCA GAAACTGACCGAAGGAAACACCAACCAGGAGGCGAGCTCCTTCGAAGAGAGGGACGCCTTCGACCCGCCGCAGCCCGAGGGTCCGAACACCGTTGGGTACCAAGTGGCCGTCGGGATCCTGGGGGCGCTGCTGGGCCTCATTCTCATTGCTGCGGGATTCCTCGCCTACAGGCG GCAGCGAGGCAGGTCCGGGCGGCGGCGCCAGGAACCCAAGACCATCAGCACGGTGGGCGGAGCCTACCCCAACCTCTCCTTCAGCGACGAGGAGGATAG GACGGACAGCGCCTCCCAGGAGCGGAAGAACGGTTCCCtgggcggcgtgggcggaggaggaggctacAAGATCGACGAGAGACGCGACTCCCCGCCCCTCTTCGTAAGCTCACTCTCGGCCTCCAAGTCGGAGCCGCCCGCGAGCAAACCCGG CGAGCAGCAGCGCGGTCTACGGCGCATGGACCCCGGCAAGCCAGAGTACTACGGCATGTCCTCCCCGGCGCCCCCGCCCTCCTACTCCTCCAACAagacagcctcctcctcctcctcggcgtaccccaacctctcctcctccgccgcgggcccctcctcctccacctcctccgcgGCCAAACCcagctcctcgtcctcctccatgTACCCCTCGCTCCCGACGCCCTCCTACCAGAGCCAGAAGCCGGCCAAGAAGGAGCCCCCGCCCCTTGGTTCCGCTCCGGCCAAGTCGATCCTGCGAGGAACCTCCCCCGACGCCGGCCAGGAGGTGCCGCTCGCGCTGTTCTCCAGTGGCATG GAACCCAGCATGCCAGAGAAGGACTACGACGAAGACGTCAAGACCTCCGCCTTCAGTGGCCTGAAGAAGTCGCCGCCCCCTCGGAGGGCGTCCACGCACGCGCTGGCCGAGGACGACGACGGCGCCAGGAAG cAGGAGGACTCCGACCAGGGCGACGACGACGAGCGGAGGAAGTCCGTGGCGTTCAAGATCATGGTCGACACGAAGGAGATCCAGCCGGAGAACGAAGGCCCTGCCCAGAAGAAGGCGGCGGCGAAGAGCGACGCCATGGACATCCTTGCGGCCAACGCCAAGAAGATGGCTGAAGAAGGCGCCGACGAAGACAGCGATGAGGACGTGGACGAAAAATTCTAA
- the LOC119580176 gene encoding uncharacterized protein LOC119580176 isoform X9 → MVSTKKRFSVFGLFKWSISAILVIYAFLPVAASQDCYEYFQVDGQTSEGFGENVFVTKSDIPETLGVGDLLYTLTWQSGGSPGTPDTSTFMEYFEFDASETDTWKVKVKKSLEGLPDFPDSTTEMITNIQFSGYAQSCTVQIKHSLRDENTAPPQFDASSYVVSIREDYPIEFDIAGLQIKVSDFDKDSPNNQFTVEVEGSPCPLKASQGTYTSVDGAQSPVALWLTSELDYEKQQQLTCTLKAQDLGTPAFTATADLTVNVENRQDEPPLFGYKFYYSTLESSTAGEVLVVKPEAIQAENVEGTGVTYSMENARSDVNGLEYFTIDSGSGTVSVTKDIDNSFLEHERVSFILKAEATTGGGGADFSALEVTLPPVPTTTPPPTTTPTTTTPPPTTTPTVATCPVCTCPTLESTSPWPATSPATCPPCEPSTTEAVTCTPCPTSTPCPTLPTGESTAAATECPTCAPSTLSSWLSTLASTASCPPCPTTAATETPTTCPSVTCPSTDQPPGPTLTFKKASYAGEIFATTSRVWTVGVVEENADVTFSWEGGDDKNFAIDPTSGEISSKKSELEVKKYELTAVATAGELSDTAQVIIKVIEPLDAEVMIKNNLLRVEAEEGAEEQELAEVETVGDVAKICVTDVTVPAAEDFFSVELVNGAWKLKAKATLDYEETKEISFKLKAQKDGDGDCSSSGFGDQLLRDEALVVVTVTDVNDEEPKFVVPATPQAVVAYPTDPALQKVVGPVITLQAEDEDSSPTYSLESAVDGLWVDEVTGAVYLQEENDCGQACEVTARASDGKHSVTAEIKLLSLDMDHIYSLTLDNVNVPDVDSELDSISAKAGVKISKVYVTPKIAETRTPNRAQRPPPAARTLGSSRWNGWEARVESWQLVVHVYAVEGEQLMALDQLNQKLTEGNTNQEASSFEERDAFDPPQPEGPNTVGYQVAVGILGALLGLILIAAGFLAYRRQRGRSGRRRQEPKTISTVGGAYPNLSFSDEEDRTDSASQERKNGSLGGVGGGGGYKIDERRDSPPLFVSSLSASKSEPPASKPGEQQRGLRRMDPGKPEYYGMSSPAPPPSYSSNKTASSSSSAYPNLSSSAAGPSSSTSSAAKPSSSSSSMYPSLPTPSYQSQKPAKKEPPPLGSAPAKSILRGTSPDAGQEVPLALFSSGMEPSMPEKDYDEDVKTSAFSGLKKSPPPRRASTHALAEDDDGARKQEDSDQGDDDERRKSVAFKIMVDTKEIQPENEGPAQKKAAAKSDAMDILAANAKKMAEEGADEDSDEDVDEKF, encoded by the exons ACTGCTACGAGTACTTCCAAGTCGACGGTCAGACCTCCGAAGGCTTCGGCGAAAATGTCTTCGTGACGAAATCCGACATACCCGAGACCCTGGGCGTAGGAGATCTGCTGTACACGCTCACCTGGCAGAGTGGCGGCTCCCCTGGCACGCCTGACACTTCGACGTTCATGGAGTACTTCGAATTCGATGCCAGTGAGACGGATACGTGGAAAGTGAAGGTCAAGAAGTCGCTGGAAGGGCTGCCAGACTTCCCCGACAGCACG ACCGAGATGATTACGAACATCCAGTTCTCCGGATACGCCCAGTCG TGCACCGTCCAGATCAAACACAGCCTGAGGGACGAGAACACTGCTCCGCCGCAGTTCGACGCCTCCTCCTACGTTGTCAGCATCAGGGAGGACTACCCGATCGAATTCGACATCGCCGGTCTGCAG ATAAAAGTGAGCGACTTCGACAAAGATTCTCCGAACAACCAGTTTACCGTGGAGGTCGAGGGCAGCCCGTGTCCTCTGAAGGCCTCGCAAGGAACATACACTAGCGTAGATGGAGCTCAGTCCCCCGTCGCGCTGTGGCTGACCAGTGAGTTGGATTACGAGAAACAACAGCAGCTCACGTGTACACTCAAAGCTCAG GACTTGGGCACGCCAGCTTTTACAGCCACTGCTGATCTTACGGTCAACGTGGAGAATCGCCAAGACGAACCTCCATTATTTGGTTACAAGTTCTACTATTCCACCCTTGAGAGCTCTACA GCCGGGGAGGTCCTCGTCGTCAAACCAGAGGCGATTCAAGCAGAAAATGTCGAAGGCACTGGCGTTACTTACTCCATGGAGAACGCGCGCAGTGACG TGAACGGCTTGGAGTACTTCACCATCGACAGCGGCAGCGGGACGGTCAGTGTAACGAAGGATATCGACAACAGCTTCCTAGAACATGAGAGAGTCAGTTTCATCCTGAAG GCTGAAGCCACGACCGGCGGCGGCGGCGCAGATTTTTCTGCGCTTGAAGTGACCTTGCCGCCCGTACCGACCACCACCCCGccgcccaccaccacacccaccacgacCACACCACCGCCCACCACTACACCCACCGTGGCGACGTGTCCCGTCTGCACGTGCCCAACCCTCGAGTCCACCTCGCCCTGGCCAGCCACCTCGCCGGCCACGTGTCCGCCCTGTGAACCCAGCACCACCGAGGCGGTGACGTGTACGCCGTGCCCCACCAGCACCCCTTGCCCGACCTTGCCCACGGGTGAGTCGACCGCCGCTGCCACGGAGTGCCCTACCTGTGCCCCGTCCACACTCTCTAGCTGGCTGTCCACCCTTGCCAGCACCGCCTCATGCCCACCCTGCCCTACCACCGCCGCGACAG AGACCCCCACCACTTGCCCATCTGTCACTTGCCCCTCGACCGACCAACCTCCAGGGCCCACGCTGACCTTCAAGAAAGCCTCGTATGCAGGAGAAATTTTCGCTACGACCTCTCGCGTCTGGACGGTCGGGGTCGTTGAAGAAAACGCTGACGTGACATTTTCCTGGG AGGGAGGCGATGACAAGAACTTCGCCATCGACCCCACGAGCGGCGAGATCAGCTCCAAGAAGAGCGAACTCGAGGTCAAGAAGTACGAGCTgaccgccgtggccacagcaggGGAACTCAGCGACACGGCGCAG GTCATCATCAAAGTCATTGAACCTCTAGACGCGGAAGTGATGATCAAGAACAACCTGCTCcgggtggaggcggaggagggcgCCGAGGAGCAGGAGCTCGCGGAAGTCGAAACCGTGGGCGACGTCGCCAAGATCTGCGTCACCGACGTGACGGTGCCGGCTGCGGAGG ATTTCTTCTCGGTCGAGCTGGTAAACGGCGCTTGGAAGCTGAAGGCAAAAGCCACGCTGGACTACGAGGAAACCAAGGAGATCTCCTTCAAGCTCAAGGCCCAGAAGGATGGCGACGGCGACTGCTCCTCCAGTGGCTTCGGCGACCAGCTCCTCAG AGACGAAGCGCTAGTCGTGGTCACTGTGACGGACGTGAACGACGAGGAGCCGAAGTTCGTGGTTCCGGCGACGCCCCAGGCGGTCGTCGCCTACCCCACGGACCCCGCCCTCCAGAAGGTGGTGGGCCCAGTCATCACTCTGCAG gCGGAAGACGAAGACTCGTCGCCGACGTACAGCCTGGAGAGCGCCGTGGACGGGCTCTGGGTGGACGAGGTCACGGGCGCCGTTTACCTGCAGGAGGAGAACGACTGCGGCCAGGCGTGCGAGGTCACCGCCCGGGCCTCCGACGGGAAGCACAGCGTCACTGCCGAGATCAAG ctcttGAGTCTGGACATGGACCACATCTACTCCCTGACCCTGGACAACGTGAACGTCCCCGATGTGGACAGCGAACTCGACAGTATCTCAGCGAAGGCGGGAGTCAAGATCTCCAAGGTTTATGTCACCCCGAAAATCGCGGAGACCAGAACGCCTAACCGCGCCCaacgcccgccgcccgccgcacGAACACTCGGCTCCTCTCGCTGGAATGGGTGGGAGGCTCGGGTTGAGTCCTGGCAGCTGGTGGTTCACGTGTATGCCGTTGAGGGAGAGCAGCTGATGGCCCTCGACCAGCTGAATCA GAAACTGACCGAAGGAAACACCAACCAGGAGGCGAGCTCCTTCGAAGAGAGGGACGCCTTCGACCCGCCGCAGCCCGAGGGTCCGAACACCGTTGGGTACCAAGTGGCCGTCGGGATCCTGGGGGCGCTGCTGGGCCTCATTCTCATTGCTGCGGGATTCCTCGCCTACAGGCG GCAGCGAGGCAGGTCCGGGCGGCGGCGCCAGGAACCCAAGACCATCAGCACGGTGGGCGGAGCCTACCCCAACCTCTCCTTCAGCGACGAGGAGGATAG GACGGACAGCGCCTCCCAGGAGCGGAAGAACGGTTCCCtgggcggcgtgggcggaggaggaggctacAAGATCGACGAGAGACGCGACTCCCCGCCCCTCTTCGTAAGCTCACTCTCGGCCTCCAAGTCGGAGCCGCCCGCGAGCAAACCCGG CGAGCAGCAGCGCGGTCTACGGCGCATGGACCCCGGCAAGCCAGAGTACTACGGCATGTCCTCCCCGGCGCCCCCGCCCTCCTACTCCTCCAACAagacagcctcctcctcctcctcggcgtaccccaacctctcctcctccgccgcgggcccctcctcctccacctcctccgcgGCCAAACCcagctcctcgtcctcctccatgTACCCCTCGCTCCCGACGCCCTCCTACCAGAGCCAGAAGCCGGCCAAGAAGGAGCCCCCGCCCCTTGGTTCCGCTCCGGCCAAGTCGATCCTGCGAGGAACCTCCCCCGACGCCGGCCAGGAGGTGCCGCTCGCGCTGTTCTCCAGTGGCATG GAACCCAGCATGCCAGAGAAGGACTACGACGAAGACGTCAAGACCTCCGCCTTCAGTGGCCTGAAGAAGTCGCCGCCCCCTCGGAGGGCGTCCACGCACGCGCTGGCCGAGGACGACGACGGCGCCAGGAAG cAGGAGGACTCCGACCAGGGCGACGACGACGAGCGGAGGAAGTCCGTGGCGTTCAAGATCATGGTCGACACGAAGGAGATCCAGCCGGAGAACGAAGGCCCTGCCCAGAAGAAGGCGGCGGCGAAGAGCGACGCCATGGACATCCTTGCGGCCAACGCCAAGAAGATGGCTGAAGAAGGCGCCGACGAAGACAGCGATGAGGACGTGGACGAAAAATTCTAA